One part of the Rutidosis leptorrhynchoides isolate AG116_Rl617_1_P2 chromosome 1, CSIRO_AGI_Rlap_v1, whole genome shotgun sequence genome encodes these proteins:
- the LOC139848500 gene encoding uncharacterized protein yields the protein MSEHLAKLALELEKHEINFAPRNAVKGQIMVDFLIECTANTSIADNAKDEQPEPLLELYTNGASGVDGTGTVLILTGHEGEEHTYALRFGFSVSNDENEYEALLSGLRIAVKLGIKSIKVYVDSQLVANQMNGAFKARDPAMQMYLKITEGLANQF from the coding sequence ATGTCAGAACATTTAGCCAAGTTGGCACTTGAGCTTGAAAAGCATGAAATTAATTTCGCACCTCGAAACGCTGTCAAGGGCCAAATCATGGTGGACTTTTTGATTGAATGTACCGCAAATACGTCAATAGCGGATAACGCTAAGGATGAACAACCAGAGCCGCTTTTGGAGTTGTACACTAACGGTGCATCTGGCGTTGACGGCACTGGTACTGTACTAATCTTAACGGGTCATGAAGGAGAGGAACATACATACGCATTGCGTTTTGGTTTTTCTGTGTCTAACGATGAGAACGAATACGAAGCTTTATTATCAGGGTTAAGGATCGCTGTAAAGTTAGGAATCAAGTCAATAAAAGTATATGTTGATTCCCAATTGGTGGCAAATCAAATGAATGGAGCATTTAAAGCCCGTGATCCAGCAATGCAAATGTACCTTAAGATAACAGAAGGCTTGGCTAATCAATTCTAG